The following are encoded in a window of Nitrospiraceae bacterium genomic DNA:
- a CDS encoding glutamate--cysteine ligase has protein sequence MGLCIDRDQFDEEDFTRFGQRLIQSLKALKHVVEQPGFGVGPLSIGAELELSIINSEGRAYPINRTLLDCAHDAHLQLELDRFNLEYNLSPVALAGHPFSHVRAQLANAIQSLEYCAHKWGGRIAPIGILPTLCAEELDSPVLSDLPRYRALSAGLRRLREGPFAIHINGPEPLTVTCPDVTLEGATTSFQIHLRVNPQDFAHVFNAAQLVTPVALALAANSPIFLQHRLWAETRVALFKQAIDSRKTREGDWHQPARVSFGHGWVRRGAYELFAEAVALHTPLLPVMSPEDPMECLSRGQLPQLEELRLHQGTVWRWNRAIYDAGSNGHFRVEFRSLPSGPTPIDMAANAAFVIGLTLGMRQQIDQLLHQFPFEYAHRNFYRAAEYGMEAMLVWPGQPGHGLREISVCDLAGELLSVAGKGLEEHGVEKEEIHTMLNVIRDRVETRMNGARWQVHRLAQYESRGHDRPTALTHMLEDYLRAAHTGAPVSHWSLNLE, from the coding sequence ATGGGTCTCTGTATTGATCGCGACCAGTTTGACGAAGAGGATTTTACCCGTTTCGGGCAACGACTGATTCAAAGCCTAAAAGCTCTGAAGCATGTGGTGGAGCAACCGGGGTTTGGCGTGGGTCCTCTCTCCATCGGGGCGGAACTCGAACTCTCAATTATCAATAGCGAAGGCCGGGCCTATCCCATCAATCGCACCCTTCTTGATTGCGCACATGATGCACACCTCCAACTCGAATTAGACCGGTTTAATTTGGAATATAATTTGTCTCCTGTCGCCTTGGCGGGCCATCCCTTTTCCCATGTCCGGGCGCAGTTAGCGAACGCCATTCAATCATTGGAATATTGTGCGCATAAATGGGGAGGACGCATTGCGCCTATTGGCATACTACCGACCCTGTGCGCCGAAGAACTGGATTCACCGGTGCTGTCGGATCTCCCACGCTATCGTGCACTCTCGGCCGGCCTTCGACGGTTGCGCGAAGGTCCATTTGCGATACACATCAATGGACCGGAGCCCTTAACCGTGACCTGTCCGGATGTCACGCTGGAAGGGGCCACGACCTCGTTTCAAATTCATCTTCGGGTGAATCCTCAGGATTTCGCTCATGTCTTTAATGCCGCGCAACTGGTCACGCCTGTTGCCTTGGCTCTCGCTGCGAATAGTCCCATTTTTTTGCAGCATCGGCTGTGGGCGGAAACGCGCGTGGCCTTGTTCAAGCAAGCCATCGACAGTCGAAAAACCCGGGAAGGTGATTGGCATCAACCGGCCAGAGTGTCGTTCGGCCATGGGTGGGTCCGTCGAGGAGCGTATGAATTATTTGCCGAAGCCGTGGCGCTTCATACCCCCTTATTGCCGGTGATGAGTCCGGAAGATCCCATGGAATGCCTCAGTCGAGGGCAACTGCCGCAGCTCGAGGAATTACGCCTGCACCAGGGAACCGTCTGGCGGTGGAATCGGGCGATCTATGATGCCGGTTCCAATGGACATTTCCGCGTCGAATTTCGATCCCTTCCCTCAGGGCCTACGCCGATTGACATGGCCGCCAATGCGGCATTTGTGATAGGACTGACATTGGGCATGCGACAGCAGATCGACCAGCTTCTCCATCAGTTTCCGTTTGAATATGCGCACCGGAATTTCTATCGGGCGGCCGAATATGGGATGGAGGCCATGTTAGTATGGCCGGGTCAGCCAGGGCATGGGTTGCGCGAAATATCGGTGTGTGACCTGGCCGGGGAATTGTTGTCGGTGGCCGGGAAGGGCTTGGAGGAACACGGGGTGGAGAAAGAAGAAATTCATACCATGCTGAATGTGATCCGGGATCGTGTGGAGACGCGGATGAATGGCGCGCGTTGGCAGGTCCATCGGTTGGCACAGTATGAGAGCCGGGGGCATGACCGTCCCACGGCTCTCACGCACATGCTCGAAGATTATTTGCGAGCCGCACATACGGGGGCGCCTGTTTCACACTGGAGTCTGAACCTCGAATGA
- a CDS encoding succinylglutamate desuccinylase/aspartoacylase family protein, protein MSLVRPIPRWEAPTRQDVGPTVEDFLMKLGEPTFLWLPGLDTSRTRAVCTLLHGNEPSGVRAIHRWIREGQQPQVNMLCFIGSIGAALTKPVFSHRCTPEGKDLNRCFRSPFEGQEGAIAQAMLHELHHAQPEALIDLHNTSGRSPAYGVTTLNRETHEILTGVFCDHLIVTDLRLGTLMEATEYDWPTVTIEAGWAKDPNADELAFRGFTRYAMAENFSDISSPVPALHHPIRVELQEGATVAYNGGPVSEVDLTLPSDVDRLNFGLWSPHETLGWVGARGLDVLWAKNARGQNVSKAIFSVHNGELRLAHPSRLMMVTTNAEIAQSDCLFYILPDS, encoded by the coding sequence ATGAGCCTCGTTCGCCCTATACCCCGGTGGGAGGCCCCCACGCGTCAAGACGTGGGGCCGACAGTTGAGGATTTTCTGATGAAGCTTGGTGAGCCTACTTTTCTGTGGCTTCCCGGCTTGGACACCTCGCGCACTCGCGCCGTCTGTACTTTATTACATGGCAATGAACCCTCAGGCGTGCGCGCCATTCACCGATGGATACGGGAAGGACAACAACCCCAAGTCAATATGCTCTGTTTTATCGGGTCCATCGGAGCGGCCTTGACCAAACCAGTGTTTTCTCATCGATGCACACCGGAGGGAAAAGACCTTAACCGTTGCTTTCGATCTCCTTTTGAGGGTCAGGAAGGAGCCATAGCCCAAGCCATGCTCCACGAACTACATCACGCCCAACCTGAAGCGTTGATTGACTTGCATAACACCTCGGGCCGGAGTCCGGCATATGGTGTGACCACCCTGAACAGGGAGACCCATGAAATATTGACGGGAGTCTTTTGCGATCATCTCATCGTGACCGATTTACGGTTAGGCACATTGATGGAAGCGACGGAATACGACTGGCCAACCGTCACCATTGAAGCCGGATGGGCGAAAGATCCCAATGCCGATGAGTTGGCCTTTCGCGGCTTCACACGGTATGCCATGGCAGAAAACTTTTCAGATATCTCCTCACCGGTGCCCGCACTCCATCATCCCATTCGGGTGGAACTGCAGGAAGGGGCCACCGTGGCCTATAACGGTGGACCGGTTTCCGAAGTGGATCTCACCCTTCCTTCAGATGTGGATCGATTGAATTTTGGACTGTGGTCTCCGCATGAGACGCTGGGTTGGGTCGGGGCGCGGGGCTTGGATGTCCTATGGGCCAAGAATGCGAGGGGACAAAACGTCAGCAAAGCGATTTTCTCCGTGCACAACGGCGAACTTCGATTGGCACATCCCAGCCGGCTCATGATGGTCACGACAAACGCCGAAATCGCCCAAAGCGATTGCCTCTTCTACATCCTTCCTGATTCGTAA